The following coding sequences lie in one Primulina huaijiensis isolate GDHJ02 chromosome 2, ASM1229523v2, whole genome shotgun sequence genomic window:
- the LOC140971206 gene encoding uncharacterized protein, giving the protein MEMASRVSMLLLIFFSLSYTTFSIYQDQVGLMDWHQQYLGKVKQAVFHTQKAARKRVVVSTEENVIASLDLRRGDIFWRHVLGPNDVIDEIKIAFGKYVITLSSGGSVLRAWNLPDGQLVWESTIPGSKGSKPLLLIPENLKVDKDNVIFVYGNGFIHAVSSIDGEVIWKKELASEGIDIQQLIYLDGSGILQSAGLFGLSKFDVCQINVKSGELLKHGSMLFPAGFSGDLSFVTEDTAVAMDSTGTILVSIHFQDGEISFHQTPVSELIQDFSGAAVILPSEITGTFIMKISRSVIFIKVTNGGKLTVVDKLGHSVAFSDSLSVSEDRQAFALIQHGDGEIFLTVKLSKDWATNILEEKIKMDHHRGLVDKVFINNYARMDHSNGFRVLIVMEDHSLLLLQQGEIVWSREDGLASIMDVTVSELPVEKDGVSVAKVEHNLFEWLKGHLLKLKGTLMIATPDDVAIIQKMRLQSSEKSKMTRDHNGFRKLLIVLTRAGKLLALHTGDGRIVWSLLLKSLRKSESCENPSGISLHQWQDPHHHALDENPSVLVVGRCGPGTDSAGVLSVVDTYKGEEHNHMRLVHSISSIIPLPFTDSLEQRLHLLLDANSRAHLYPRTAEALGIFERELGNIYWYSAETDTGILKGHAVQKNCFLPEADDFCFESRDVWSIVFPSESETISATATRSLTEIVHTQAKVTADQEVMYKYISKNLLFLATVSPKAVGPIGSATPEESSLVVYIIDTVTGRILHRMTHQGSQGPVQAVYSENWVIYHYFNLRAHRYEMSVIEIYDQSRADNQDVLKLVVGTHNLTSPITAYSRPEVITKSQSYFFAHSVTTMAVTSTAKGITSKQILLGTIGHQVLALDKRFLDPRRTVNPTQAEKEEGILPLTDSLPINPQSYVTHNLKVEGLRGIATFPAKLESTTLVFSYGVDLFFTQLAPSRTYDSLTEDFSYALLLITIVALLVAIFVTWVWSEKKELQEKWR; this is encoded by the exons ATGGAGATGGCGTCTAGGGTTTCTATGCTTCTCCTCATCTTCTTCTCTTTATCTTACACCACTTTTTCTATCTATCAAGATCAAGTCGGACTCATGGATTG GCATCAGCAGTACCTAGGTAAGGTGAAGCAGGCAGTGTTCCATACTCAAAAGGCGGCGAGGAAGCGCGTTGTCGTCTCGACCGAGGAAAACGTCATTGCTTCGCTTGATCTTCGTCGCGGAGACATTT TTTGGAGGCATGTTTTGGGGCCCAACGATGTTATCGATGAAATAAAGATCGCTTTTGGCAAAT ATGTTATTACGCTTTCATCGGGAGGAAGTGTCCTAAGAGCTTGGAACCTTCCTGATGGCCAACTGGTGTGGGAGTCAACAATTCCAGGGTCAAAGGGTTCGAAGCCATTGTTATTAATTCCT gaaaatttaaaggttgacAAGGACAACGTGATATTTGTTTATGGTAATGGTTTCATTCACGCTGTTTCAAGCATTGATGGCGAGGTCATCTGGAAAAAGGAGTTAGCGTCTGAAGG CATTGATATCCAGCAGTTAATTTATCTGGATGGAAGTGGTATATTACAGTCAGCAGGTTTATTTGGTTTATCTAAGTTTGATGTTTGTCAAATCAATGTTAAGAGCGGTGAGCTGCTGAAACATGGCAGCATGTTGTTTCCTGCTGGTTTCTCTGGGGATTTGTCATTCGTGACAGAGGATACTGCGGTGGCAATGGATTCCACTGGAACTATTTTGGTTTCTATACATTTCCAAGATGGAGAAATTAGCTTCCACCAAACCCCTGTCTCCGAACTCATCCAGGACTTTTCAGGAGCTGCAGTTATATTACCATCTGAAATTACTGGAACATTTATCATGAAAATAAGTAGGTCTGTGATATTTATTAAGGTGACAAATGGGGGCAAGTTAACAGTTGTCGACAAGCTTGGTCATTCAGTTGCTTTCAGTGATTCCCTCTCTGTTTCGGAAGATCGACAAGCTTTTGCACTGATTCAGCATGGTGATGGTGAGATTTTTCTGACCGTGAAACTTAGTAAAGATTGGGCGACAAATATACTGGAAGAAAAGATTAAGATGGATCATCATAGGGGTCTTGTCGATAAGGTCTTCATTAATAACTATGCACGGATGGACCATTCAAACGGATTCAGGGTTCTGATTGTCATGGAAGACCATTCGTTGTTGTTGTTACAGCAAGGTGAGATTGTGTGGAGTAGGGAAGATGGCTTGGCTTCCATCATGGATGTAACTGTCTCAGAGTTACCGGTTGAAAAGGATGGTGTATCAGTGGCGAAAGTTGAGCACAACCTTTTTGAATGGCTCAAG GGACATCTGCTGAAGCTTAAAGGAACTCTAATGATTGCAACCCCTGATGATGTGGCAATTATCCAGAAAATGAGGCTTCAGAGCTCTGAAAAAAGCAAAATGACCCGTGACCATAATGGTTTTAGAAAGTTACTCATAGTACTCACTCGAGCAGGAAAACTTCTTGCACTGCATACAGGAGATGGAAGAATTGTGTGGTCTCTTTTACTGAAATCTCTTCGTAAATCAGAATCTTGCGAGAATCCTAGTGGGATTAGTTTGCATCAGTGGCAGGATCCTCATCATCATGCTTTGGATGAGAATCCATCTGTTCTTGTTGTTGGAAGATGTGGGCCTGGTACAGATTCTGCTGGAGTTCTTTCCGTCGTTGACACTTACAAAGGGGAAGAGCACAATCATATGAGACTTGTCCATTCCATTTCAAGCATTATTCCATTGCCTTTTACAGATTCTTTGGAACAGCGTTTGCATTTGCTTCTGGATGCAAATTCACGTGCTCATCTATACCCCAGAACTGCTGAGGCTCTTGGCATTTTCGAGCGTGAGTTAGGAAACATATATTGGTATTCTGCTGAAACTGACACAGGTATCCTTAAGGGTCATGCAGTGCAGAAAAATTGCTTTCTTCCTGAGGCAGATGACTTCTGTTTTGAATCTAGGGATGTATGGTCAATTGTGTTTCCCTCAGAATCAGAAACGATCTCTGCTACTGCAACCAGAAGTTTAACTGAG ATAGTTCATACTCAAGCGAAGGTGACAGCAGATCAGGAGGTGATGTACAAATATATATCAAAGAATCTGCTCTTTTTGGCTACTGTTTCACCAAAAGCTGTTGGTCCAATTGGCTCAGCTACCCCAGAAGAGTCATCTCTGGTTGTTTACATAATTGATACAGTTACTGGTCGTATTTTGCATCGTATGACTCATCAAGGATCACAGGGTCCTGTACAGGCA GTCTACAGTGAGAATTGGGTTATCTACCACTACTTCAACTTGAGGGCACATCGATATGAGATGTCTGTCATTGAAATATATGACCAATCCCGCGCG GACAACCAAGATGTGTTGAAGCTCGTTGTTGGGACACATAATCTGACTTCACCTATCACAGCTTACTCCCGTCCTGAAGTCATCACAAAGTCGCAGTCTTACTTTTTCGCACATTCTGTGACAACGATGGCAGTGACGTCAACAGCAAAAGGCATAACTTCTAAGCAAATTCTTCTGGGCACAATTGGTCATCAG GTTTTGGCTCTTGATAAGCGGTTTTTAGATCCTCGAAGGACAGTTAACCCCACTCAAGCTGAGAAAGAGGAAGGAATCTTACCACTTACTGATTCATTACCAATTAATCCTCAG TCGTATGTTACACACAATCTTAAAGTGGAAGGTCTCCGAGGCATTGCAACATTTCCAGCTAAGCTGGAGTCGACGACCCTTGTTTTCTCATATGGAGTGGATCTGTTTTTTACCCAGCTTGCACCTTCCAGAACGTACGATTCTCTTACTGAAGATTTCAGCTATGCTTTGCTTCTCATCACAATAGTTGCCCTTCTTGTGGCTATTTTTGTCACATGGGTTTGGTCAGAGAAGAAAGAGCTTCAGGAAAAATGGAGGTGA